In one Pseudomonas sp. Bout1 genomic region, the following are encoded:
- the uvrA gene encoding excinuclease ABC subunit UvrA — protein MDKILIRGARTHNLKNIDLTLPRDKLIVITGLSGSGKSSLAFDTLYAEGQRRYVESLSAYARQFLSMMEKPDVDTIEGLSPAISIEQKSTSHNPRSTVGTITEIYDYLRLLYARVGIPRCPDHDIPLEAQTVSQMVDLVLAQPEGAKLMLLAPVIRERKGEHLSVFEELRAQGFVRARINGKLYELDEAPKLDKQKKHSIDVVVDRFKVRADLQQRLAESFETALKLADGIALVAPMDDEPGEEIIFSARFACPICGHAISELEPKLFSFNNPAGACPTCDGLGVKQFFDIKRLVNGDLTLAEGAIRGWDRRNVYYFQMLGSLASHYKFSLEVPFNELTSEHQKFILHGSGSQNVDFKYLNDRGDIVKRSHPFEGIVPNLERRYRETESASVREELAKFLSTQPCPDCRGTRLRREARHVWVGEKTLPAVTNLPIGDACEYFGTLKLTGRRGEIADKILKEIRERLQFLVNVGLDYLSLDRSADTLSGGEAQRIRLASQIGAGLVGVLYILDEPSIGLHQRDNDRLLGTLKHLRDIGNTVIVVEHDEDAIRLADYVVDIGPGAGVHGGHIVAEGTPAEVMAHPDSLTGKYLSGRVKIAVPAKRTPRNKKMALHLKGARGNNLRNVDLEIPLGLLTCVTGVSGSGKSTLINNTLFPLSATALNGATTLEAAAHDSIKGLELLDKVVDIDQSPIGRTPRSNPATYTGLFTPIRELFAGVPESRSRGYGPGRFSFNVKGGRCEACQGDGLIKVEMHFLPDIYVPCDVCKSKRYNRETLEIKYKGKSIHETLEMTIEEARVFFDAVPALARKLQTLMDVGLSYIKLGQSATTLSGGEAQRVKLSRELSKRDTGKTLYILDEPTTGLHFADIQQLLDVLHRLRDHGNTVVVIEHNLDVIKTADWLVDLGPEGGSKGGQIIAVGTPEQVSEMKQSHTGFYLKPLLARDKD, from the coding sequence TTGGACAAGATCCTGATTCGTGGGGCTCGAACCCACAACCTGAAGAACATCGACCTGACCCTGCCACGGGACAAACTGATCGTCATCACCGGCTTGTCCGGGTCCGGCAAGTCGTCCCTGGCGTTTGACACGCTGTACGCCGAAGGCCAGCGCCGCTATGTGGAATCCCTGTCGGCCTATGCCCGGCAGTTCCTGTCGATGATGGAAAAGCCTGACGTCGACACCATCGAAGGCCTGTCGCCAGCAATTTCCATCGAACAGAAATCGACGTCGCATAACCCGCGCTCCACCGTGGGCACCATCACCGAAATCTACGACTACCTGCGCCTGCTGTATGCCCGCGTGGGTATCCCCCGCTGCCCGGACCACGACATTCCGCTGGAAGCCCAGACCGTCAGCCAGATGGTCGACCTGGTGCTGGCCCAGCCGGAAGGCGCCAAGCTGATGCTGCTGGCGCCGGTGATTCGCGAGCGCAAGGGTGAACACCTTTCGGTCTTTGAAGAACTGCGTGCGCAAGGTTTCGTACGCGCCCGGATCAACGGCAAGCTCTATGAGCTGGACGAAGCGCCGAAGCTGGATAAACAGAAGAAGCACTCGATTGATGTAGTGGTCGACCGCTTCAAGGTACGCGCTGACTTGCAGCAGCGCCTGGCGGAGTCTTTCGAGACCGCACTGAAGCTGGCGGACGGCATTGCCCTGGTGGCACCGATGGACGACGAGCCCGGGGAAGAAATCATCTTCTCTGCGCGCTTCGCCTGCCCGATCTGCGGCCATGCCATCAGCGAGCTCGAACCGAAGCTGTTTTCCTTCAACAACCCGGCCGGCGCCTGCCCGACCTGTGATGGCCTTGGAGTTAAGCAATTCTTCGACATCAAGCGCCTGGTTAATGGCGACCTCACGCTGGCGGAAGGCGCGATACGTGGCTGGGACAGGCGTAACGTCTATTACTTCCAGATGTTGGGTTCGCTTGCGTCGCACTACAAGTTCAGCCTGGAAGTGCCGTTCAACGAGCTGACGAGCGAACATCAGAAATTCATCCTGCACGGCAGTGGTTCGCAGAACGTCGACTTCAAATATTTGAACGACCGTGGCGATATCGTCAAACGCTCCCACCCGTTCGAAGGCATCGTGCCGAACCTGGAACGCCGTTACCGCGAGACCGAGTCGGCCAGCGTGCGCGAGGAGCTGGCCAAGTTCCTCAGCACCCAACCCTGCCCGGATTGCCGTGGCACTCGCCTGCGCCGTGAAGCGCGGCACGTGTGGGTTGGCGAGAAGACCTTGCCGGCGGTGACCAACCTGCCGATTGGCGATGCCTGCGAGTACTTTGGCACGCTGAAGTTGACCGGTCGCCGTGGGGAGATTGCCGACAAGATCCTCAAGGAGATTCGTGAGCGGCTGCAATTCCTGGTCAATGTGGGGCTGGACTATCTGTCGCTGGATCGCAGTGCCGATACGCTTTCCGGCGGTGAAGCCCAGCGGATTCGCCTGGCGAGCCAGATTGGTGCCGGCCTGGTGGGCGTGCTGTACATCCTCGATGAGCCTTCGATCGGCTTGCATCAACGGGACAACGACCGACTGTTGGGAACGCTGAAGCACCTGCGGGACATCGGGAATACGGTGATCGTGGTCGAGCACGATGAAGACGCGATTCGCCTGGCCGACTATGTGGTCGACATCGGCCCGGGAGCGGGTGTGCACGGTGGGCATATTGTCGCCGAGGGCACCCCGGCAGAAGTGATGGCGCATCCTGATTCGCTGACCGGCAAATACCTGTCGGGCCGTGTGAAGATCGCCGTGCCGGCCAAACGCACTCCGCGCAACAAGAAGATGGCACTGCACCTCAAGGGCGCGCGTGGCAACAACTTGCGCAATGTCGACCTGGAAATCCCGTTGGGCCTGCTGACTTGCGTGACCGGTGTATCCGGTTCGGGCAAGTCGACGCTGATCAACAACACACTGTTCCCGTTGAGCGCCACCGCGCTGAACGGCGCGACGACTCTGGAAGCCGCCGCTCACGACAGCATCAAGGGGCTGGAGCTCCTGGACAAGGTGGTCGATATCGACCAGAGCCCGATTGGCCGCACGCCGCGGTCCAACCCGGCAACCTACACCGGGCTGTTCACACCCATTCGCGAGCTGTTCGCCGGCGTGCCGGAATCGCGCTCCCGTGGCTACGGGCCTGGCCGGTTCTCGTTCAACGTCAAGGGCGGGCGCTGCGAGGCTTGCCAGGGCGATGGCCTGATCAAGGTGGAGATGCACTTCCTGCCGGACATCTACGTGCCATGCGACGTGTGCAAGAGCAAGCGCTACAACCGCGAAACCCTGGAGATCAAGTACAAGGGCAAGAGCATCCACGAAACCCTTGAGATGACTATCGAGGAAGCCCGGGTATTCTTTGACGCCGTACCGGCCCTGGCGCGCAAGCTGCAGACGCTGATGGATGTTGGCCTGTCGTACATCAAGCTGGGGCAGTCGGCGACTACGCTGTCGGGTGGTGAGGCGCAGCGGGTCAAGCTGTCTCGTGAGCTGTCCAAGCGCGATACCGGCAAGACGCTGTACATCCTCGATGAGCCGACCACAGGCCTGCACTTCGCGGATATCCAGCAACTGCTGGACGTGCTGCATCGCCTGCGTGACCACGGCAACACGGTGGTGGTGATCGAGCACAACCTGGACGTGATCAAGACCGCCGACTGGCTGGTGGACCTGGGGCCGGAAGGCGGCTCCAAAGGTGGGCAGATCATTGCGGTCGGCACACCCGAGCAAGTGTCGGAGATGAAGCAGTCTCACACGGGCTTCTACCTCAAGCCGCTGCTGGCCCGCGATAAGGACTGA
- the bfr gene encoding bacterioferritin translates to MQGHPDVIDYLNTLLTGELAARDQYFIHSRMYEDWGFTELYERINHEMEEEAQHADALMRRILMLEGTPRMRPDDLDTGTTVPDMLASDLRLEYKVRAALCKGIELCEQHNDYVTREILRVQLNDTEEDHTYWLEKQLGLIKLIGLENYLQSQF, encoded by the coding sequence ATGCAAGGTCACCCCGACGTAATCGATTACCTCAACACGTTGCTGACGGGCGAACTGGCAGCTCGTGACCAATATTTCATTCACTCGCGGATGTACGAAGACTGGGGCTTTACCGAGCTCTACGAGCGTATCAACCACGAAATGGAAGAAGAGGCACAGCACGCCGATGCGCTGATGCGCCGTATCCTGATGCTCGAAGGCACGCCACGTATGCGTCCCGACGACCTGGACACCGGCACCACGGTGCCTGACATGCTCGCCAGCGACTTGCGCCTGGAGTACAAGGTGCGTGCCGCGCTCTGCAAGGGCATCGAGCTCTGCGAGCAGCACAATGACTACGTTACGCGGGAAATCCTGCGGGTGCAGTTGAATGATACCGAAGAAGATCACACCTACTGGCTGGAAAAGCAGTTGGGCCTGATCAAGTTGATTGGCCTGGAGAATTACCTGCAATCGCAGTTCTGA
- a CDS encoding catalase, translating to MSQNKTLTTASGAPVADNQNSRSAGPRGPLLLDDFHLIEKLAHFNRENIPERRVHAKGSGAFGTFTVTKDITQYSSAKLFESVGKQTPTFLRFSTVGGERGSADTERDPRGFALKFYTEEGNWDIVGNNTPVFFIRDPLKFPDFIHTQKRLPQSNLKSAQMMWDFWSHSPEALHQVTILFSDRGIPDGYRHMHGFGSHTYSLINARGERHWVKWHYKTKQGIKNLAPADAARLAGTDPDYAQRDLFGAIERGDFPKWRVCIQIMTEAQANAHYENPFDVTKTWSQKEFPLIEVGELELNRNPMNYFAEVEQAAFGPSNMVPGVGLSPDRMLQGRVFAYADAHRYRVGTNHQHLPVNAPRSPVNSYQRDGSMAFGTNGGAAPNYEPNSYADAPKQAPQYAEPALALSGAADRYDHREDTDYYSHAGALFRLMSDEQKALLINNIAGAMAGVSSDVVQRQLQYFFKADPAYGEGIASALGVSLN from the coding sequence ATGAGCCAGAATAAAACCCTTACGACCGCCAGCGGCGCTCCCGTTGCCGACAACCAGAACTCCCGTTCTGCCGGCCCGCGTGGGCCGTTGCTGCTCGACGATTTCCACCTGATCGAGAAGCTTGCCCACTTCAACCGCGAAAACATTCCTGAGCGTCGCGTGCACGCCAAAGGTTCGGGGGCTTTCGGTACCTTTACCGTCACTAAAGACATCACGCAGTACTCCAGCGCCAAGCTGTTTGAGTCCGTGGGTAAACAAACCCCGACGTTCCTGCGCTTCTCCACCGTGGGCGGTGAGCGTGGTTCGGCTGATACCGAACGCGACCCACGTGGTTTCGCGTTGAAGTTCTACACCGAAGAAGGCAACTGGGATATCGTTGGCAACAACACCCCGGTGTTCTTCATCCGTGACCCGCTCAAGTTCCCGGATTTTATCCACACGCAAAAGCGTCTGCCGCAAAGTAACCTGAAAAGTGCGCAGATGATGTGGGACTTCTGGTCGCACTCCCCCGAGGCGCTGCACCAGGTCACCATTCTGTTCTCGGACCGTGGCATCCCGGACGGTTACCGTCACATGCACGGCTTCGGCAGCCACACCTATAGCCTGATCAACGCCCGCGGCGAGCGGCACTGGGTTAAGTGGCACTACAAGACCAAGCAAGGCATTAAGAACCTGGCGCCGGCCGACGCTGCACGCCTGGCGGGTACCGACCCTGATTACGCCCAACGTGATCTGTTCGGTGCTATTGAGCGCGGTGACTTCCCGAAATGGCGCGTGTGCATTCAGATCATGACTGAGGCCCAGGCCAACGCTCACTACGAAAACCCGTTCGACGTGACCAAGACTTGGTCGCAGAAAGAGTTCCCGCTGATTGAAGTGGGTGAGTTGGAACTGAACCGTAACCCGATGAACTACTTCGCTGAAGTTGAGCAGGCGGCTTTCGGTCCAAGCAACATGGTTCCAGGTGTGGGCTTGTCGCCAGACCGCATGCTGCAAGGTCGTGTGTTTGCGTACGCTGATGCCCACCGCTACCGTGTAGGCACCAACCACCAGCACCTGCCGGTGAACGCGCCACGCAGCCCGGTCAACAGCTACCAGCGTGACGGTTCGATGGCATTCGGCACTAATGGCGGTGCGGCTCCCAACTACGAGCCAAACAGCTACGCTGACGCACCGAAGCAGGCTCCTCAGTACGCTGAACCGGCATTGGCACTGAGCGGCGCGGCTGATCGCTATGATCACCGCGAAGACACCGACTACTACAGCCACGCCGGTGCGCTGTTCCGCCTGATGAGCGATGAGCAGAAAGCCCTGCTGATCAACAACATCGCCGGCGCCATGGCAGGTGTTTCCAGTGATGTGGTGCAGCGCCAGTTGCAATACTTCTTTAAGGCAGATCCTGCTTATGGAGAAGGGATCGCATCTGCACTGGGTGTATCGCTTAACTAA
- the rplQ gene encoding 50S ribosomal protein L17 codes for MRHRKSGRHLSRTSSHRKAMFQNMAVSLFEHELIKTTLPKAKELRRVAEPLITLAKTDSLANRRLAFDRTRSKAIVGKLFNDLGKRYATREGGYLRILKCGFRAGDNAPMAYVELIDRPVGGEAVSAE; via the coding sequence ATGCGTCATCGTAAAAGTGGTCGTCACCTGAGCCGTACCAGCTCGCACCGTAAGGCTATGTTCCAGAACATGGCGGTGTCGCTGTTCGAGCACGAGCTGATCAAAACTACACTGCCGAAAGCTAAAGAACTGCGTCGCGTTGCTGAGCCGCTGATCACTTTGGCCAAGACAGACAGCCTGGCTAACCGCCGTCTGGCTTTCGACCGTACTCGTTCGAAAGCTATCGTTGGTAAGCTCTTCAACGACCTGGGCAAGCGTTACGCTACCCGTGAGGGTGGCTACCTGCGCATCCTCAAGTGCGGTTTCCGCGCTGGTGACAACGCGCCTATGGCGTACGTTGAGCTGATCGATCGTCCAGTTGGCGGTGAAGCTGTATCCGCTGAGTAA
- a CDS encoding DNA-directed RNA polymerase subunit alpha → MQISVNEFLTPRHIDVQVVSPTRAKITLEPLERGFGHTLGNALRRILLSSMPGCAVVEAEIDGVLHEYSAIEGVQEDVIEILLNLKGLAIKLHGRDEVTLTLSKKGSGVVTAADIQLDHDVEIVNPDHVIANLASNGALNMKLTVARGRGYEPADSRQSDEDESRSIGRLQLDSSFSPVRRIAYVVENARVEQRTNLDKLVIDLETNGTLDPEEAIRRAATILQQQLAAFVDLKGDSEPVVIEQEDEIDPILLRPVDDLELTVRSANCLKAENIYYIGDLIQRTEVELLKTPNLGKKSLTEIKDVLASRGLSLGMRLDNWPPASLKKDDKATA, encoded by the coding sequence ATGCAGATTTCGGTAAATGAGTTCCTGACACCCCGTCACATTGATGTGCAGGTTGTCAGTCCAACCCGCGCCAAGATCACTCTCGAGCCTCTCGAGCGTGGTTTTGGCCACACCCTGGGCAACGCGCTGCGCCGCATCCTGTTGTCCTCAATGCCCGGCTGTGCAGTAGTCGAGGCCGAGATTGACGGTGTGCTCCACGAGTACAGCGCCATCGAAGGTGTACAGGAAGACGTAATTGAAATCCTGTTGAACCTTAAAGGTCTGGCTATCAAGCTGCACGGCCGTGACGAAGTTACGCTGACCTTGTCGAAGAAGGGTTCGGGGGTGGTTACCGCTGCCGATATTCAGCTGGATCATGATGTCGAGATCGTTAATCCCGATCACGTAATCGCTAACCTGGCGTCTAACGGCGCCCTGAACATGAAGCTCACCGTAGCTCGTGGTCGTGGTTATGAACCGGCCGACTCGCGTCAGAGCGATGAAGACGAAAGCCGCAGCATTGGTCGCTTGCAGCTTGACTCTTCGTTCAGCCCGGTTCGCCGTATCGCATACGTGGTGGAAAACGCCCGTGTCGAACAGCGTACTAACCTGGACAAGCTGGTTATTGATCTGGAAACCAACGGTACTCTGGACCCTGAAGAGGCTATCCGCCGCGCTGCAACCATTCTGCAACAGCAGTTGGCTGCGTTCGTCGACCTCAAGGGTGACAGCGAACCAGTGGTAATCGAGCAGGAAGACGAGATCGATCCGATCCTGCTTCGCCCGGTTGACGATCTGGAACTGACTGTACGTTCGGCTAACTGCCTTAAGGCGGAAAACATTTACTACATCGGCGATCTGATTCAGCGCACCGAAGTAGAACTGTTGAAGACTCCGAACCTAGGCAAGAAATCCTTGACTGAAATCAAGGACGTTCTGGCCTCCCGCGGTCTGTCCCTCGGCATGCGCCTCGACAACTGGCCGCCTGCAAGTCTTAAGAAGGACGACAAGGCGACTGCCTGA
- the rpsD gene encoding 30S ribosomal protein S4 encodes MARYIGPKCKLARREGTDLFLKSGVRAIESKCNIEAAPGIHGQRRGRQSDYGTQLREKQKVRRIYGVLERQFSGYYKEAAGKKGATGENLLQLLECRLDNVVYRMGFGSTRAESRQLVSHKSVSVNGQTVNVPSYQVRAGDVVAIREKAKNQLRIVQALDLCAQRGRVEWVEVDTEKKSGVFKNVPARSDLSADINESLIVELYSK; translated from the coding sequence ATGGCTCGTTACATTGGTCCAAAATGCAAACTCGCTCGTCGTGAAGGCACCGATCTCTTTCTGAAGAGCGGCGTGCGCGCGATCGAATCGAAGTGCAACATTGAAGCAGCACCTGGTATCCACGGCCAACGCCGCGGTCGCCAGTCCGATTACGGCACCCAACTGCGTGAAAAGCAGAAGGTCCGTCGTATTTACGGCGTTCTCGAGCGTCAGTTCAGCGGCTACTACAAAGAAGCTGCTGGCAAGAAAGGTGCAACCGGTGAAAACCTGCTGCAACTGCTCGAATGCCGTCTGGACAACGTTGTATACCGTATGGGCTTTGGTTCGACTCGTGCCGAATCCCGTCAGCTGGTATCGCACAAATCCGTCAGCGTAAACGGCCAAACCGTTAACGTCCCGTCGTACCAGGTTCGTGCTGGTGACGTGGTCGCGATTCGCGAGAAAGCAAAAAATCAACTTCGCATTGTCCAAGCTCTCGATCTGTGTGCCCAACGTGGCCGCGTAGAATGGGTAGAAGTAGACACTGAGAAGAAGTCGGGCGTTTTCAAGAACGTTCCTGCTCGCAGTGATCTGTCCGCCGACATCAACGAAAGCCTGATTGTCGAGCTCTACTCCAAGTAA
- the rpsK gene encoding 30S ribosomal protein S11, with product MAKPAARPRKKVKKTVVDGIAHIHASFNNTIVTITDRQGNALSWATSGGSGFRGSRKSTPFAAQVAAERAGQAALEYGLKNLDVNVKGPGPGRESAVRALNGCGYKIASITDVTPIPHNGCRPPKKRRV from the coding sequence ATGGCAAAACCTGCTGCTCGTCCTCGTAAAAAAGTTAAAAAGACAGTGGTTGATGGCATCGCCCACATCCATGCATCTTTTAACAACACAATCGTGACCATCACCGACCGTCAAGGTAACGCGCTTTCTTGGGCTACCTCCGGTGGTTCGGGTTTCCGCGGTTCTCGCAAGTCCACCCCGTTTGCTGCTCAAGTAGCTGCTGAACGTGCTGGTCAAGCTGCGCTGGAATATGGCCTGAAAAACCTCGACGTCAACGTCAAAGGTCCAGGTCCAGGTCGTGAGTCTGCTGTCCGTGCTTTGAACGGCTGTGGCTATAAGATCGCCAGCATCACCGACGTGACGCCAATCCCGCACAACGGGTGCCGTCCGCCGAAGAAGCGCCGCGTGTAA
- the rpsM gene encoding 30S ribosomal protein S13: MARIAGVNIPDNKHTVISLTYIYGVGRTTAQKICADTGVNPAAKIKDLSDEQIELLRGEVAKFTTEGDLRREINMKIKRLMDLGCYRGLRHRRGLPVRGQRTKTNARTRKGPRKPIRK, encoded by the coding sequence ATGGCCCGTATTGCAGGCGTTAACATTCCAGATAACAAGCACACTGTTATCTCGCTGACCTACATCTATGGTGTTGGTCGCACTACTGCGCAGAAAATTTGCGCAGACACTGGGGTAAACCCAGCCGCAAAGATCAAAGATCTGAGCGACGAGCAGATTGAGCTGTTGCGTGGCGAAGTGGCGAAGTTCACCACTGAAGGTGACCTGCGTCGCGAAATCAACATGAAAATCAAGCGTTTGATGGACCTCGGTTGCTACCGTGGTCTGCGTCATCGTCGTGGTCTTCCAGTACGCGGTCAGCGTACCAAGACTAACGCGCGTACCCGTAAAGGTCCGCGTAAGCCGATCCGCAAGTAA
- the rpmJ gene encoding 50S ribosomal protein L36 encodes MKVRASVKKLCRNCKIIRREGVVRVICSAEPRHKQRQG; translated from the coding sequence ATGAAAGTTCGTGCATCGGTGAAAAAGCTGTGCCGTAACTGCAAAATTATTCGCCGCGAAGGTGTTGTTCGAGTAATTTGCAGCGCGGAACCGCGTCACAAACAGCGCCAAGGCTGA
- the secY gene encoding preprotein translocase subunit SecY — protein MAKQGALSALGKGGMSELWARLRFLFLAIIVYRIGAHIPVPGINPDRLADLFRQNEGTILSLFNMFSGGALERMSIFALGIMPYISASIIMQLMTAVSPQLEQLKKEGEAGRRKISQYTRYGTVILALVQAIGMSVGLAGQGVAFTGDFGFHFVAVSTFVAGAMFMMWLGEQITERGVGNGISMLIFAGIVAGLPRAIGQSFESARQGDINIFALVAIGLLAVAIIGFVVFIERGQRRIAVHYAKRQQGRKVFAAQTSHLPLKVNMAGVIPAIFASSILLFPASLGAWFGQSEGMGWLQDISQSIAPGQPLNILLFSAGIIFFCFFYTALMFNPKDVAENLKKSGAFIPGIRPGEQSARYIDGVLTRLTMFGALYMTAVCLLPQFLVVAANVPFYLGGTSLLIVVVVVMDFMSQVQSHLVSHQYESLMKKANLKGYGSGMLR, from the coding sequence ATGGCTAAGCAAGGTGCTCTCTCAGCGCTCGGCAAAGGCGGTATGTCTGAACTTTGGGCTCGTCTGCGTTTTCTGTTCCTGGCGATTATCGTCTACCGAATAGGCGCACACATCCCGGTTCCAGGTATCAACCCGGACCGACTCGCAGACCTGTTTCGACAGAATGAGGGGACCATTCTTAGCTTGTTCAACATGTTTTCCGGCGGCGCGCTGGAACGGATGAGCATCTTTGCACTGGGGATCATGCCGTATATCTCGGCATCGATCATCATGCAACTGATGACCGCCGTCAGCCCGCAGTTGGAGCAGTTGAAGAAGGAAGGTGAAGCTGGCCGTCGCAAGATAAGCCAGTACACCCGCTACGGCACTGTCATCCTCGCCCTGGTTCAAGCTATCGGCATGTCCGTTGGCCTGGCCGGGCAGGGTGTTGCGTTCACTGGTGACTTTGGCTTCCATTTCGTCGCGGTATCCACGTTTGTGGCTGGTGCGATGTTCATGATGTGGCTGGGTGAGCAGATTACTGAGCGTGGTGTTGGTAACGGTATCTCGATGTTGATTTTCGCAGGTATCGTTGCCGGTCTTCCGAGAGCGATTGGGCAGTCTTTCGAGTCTGCACGTCAGGGTGATATCAATATCTTCGCCCTGGTTGCCATCGGTTTGTTGGCAGTAGCGATTATCGGTTTTGTGGTGTTCATTGAGCGTGGCCAGCGTCGTATTGCTGTTCACTACGCCAAGCGTCAGCAGGGCCGCAAGGTCTTTGCTGCGCAGACCAGCCACTTGCCGCTGAAAGTGAACATGGCCGGGGTTATTCCTGCCATTTTCGCGAGCAGCATTTTGCTGTTTCCGGCTTCGTTGGGTGCCTGGTTCGGTCAGTCTGAAGGTATGGGCTGGTTGCAGGACATCTCGCAGTCGATCGCTCCTGGTCAGCCGTTGAATATTCTGCTGTTTAGTGCAGGGATTATTTTCTTCTGCTTCTTCTATACGGCGTTGATGTTCAATCCGAAAGACGTAGCGGAAAACCTGAAGAAGTCCGGTGCCTTTATTCCGGGTATCCGTCCAGGTGAGCAGTCTGCGCGCTACATTGATGGCGTTCTGACTCGCTTGACCATGTTCGGTGCTCTATATATGACGGCCGTGTGCCTGTTGCCCCAGTTCCTGGTGGTTGCAGCAAACGTTCCGTTCTACCTTGGCGGGACCTCGTTGCTGATCGTCGTCGTGGTTGTGATGGACTTCATGTCCCAAGTACAATCGCACCTCGTTTCGCACCAGTACGAATCCCTGATGAAGAAAGCCAACCTGAAGGGTTACGGCAGCGGCATGTTGCGCTGA
- the rplO gene encoding 50S ribosomal protein L15 has product MKLNDLSPAPGSRREKHRPGRGIGSGLGKTGGRGHKGQSSRSGGTIAPGFEGGQQPLHRRLPKFGFVSLKAMDRAEVRLSELAKVEGDIVTVQTLKDANVINVNVQRVKIMLSGEVTRAVTIGKGIGATKGARSAIEAAGGKFEE; this is encoded by the coding sequence ATGAAACTCAATGATCTGAGTCCAGCGCCGGGTTCCCGTCGCGAAAAGCATCGTCCGGGCCGTGGTATCGGTAGTGGTTTGGGCAAGACCGGTGGCCGTGGCCACAAAGGTCAGTCTTCCCGCTCCGGTGGCACCATCGCTCCAGGCTTTGAAGGCGGTCAACAGCCGCTGCATCGTCGCCTGCCGAAGTTCGGTTTCGTTTCCCTGAAAGCCATGGACCGCGCAGAAGTGCGTCTGTCCGAGCTGGCCAAAGTGGAAGGCGACATCGTTACCGTGCAGACCCTGAAAGATGCCAACGTGATCAACGTCAACGTACAGCGTGTGAAAATCATGCTGTCCGGTGAAGTGACTCGCGCTGTCACTATCGGCAAGGGAATCGGCGCCACCAAAGGTGCGCGTTCGGCTATCGAAGCAGCTGGCGGCAAGTTCGAGGAATAA
- the rpmD gene encoding 50S ribosomal protein L30: protein MATVKVTLIKSMTGRIPNHKLCVKGLGLRRIGHTVEVLDTPENRGMINKAYYMLRVEG, encoded by the coding sequence ATGGCTACCGTTAAAGTAACGCTGATCAAAAGCATGACCGGCCGCATCCCTAACCACAAATTGTGCGTTAAGGGTTTGGGTCTGCGTCGCATCGGTCACACTGTAGAAGTACTTGATACTCCCGAGAATCGCGGGATGATCAACAAGGCTTACTACATGCTGCGTGTCGAGGGTTAA
- the rpsE gene encoding 30S ribosomal protein S5, producing the protein MSNNDQKRDEGYIEKLVQVNRVAKTVKGGRIFTFTALTVVGDGKGRVGFGRGKSREVPAAIQKAMEAARRNMIQVDLNGTTLQYAMKSAHGASKVYMQPASEGTGIIAGGAMRAVLEVAGVQNVLAKCYGSTNPVNVVHATFKGLKAMQSPESIAAKRGKSVKEIF; encoded by the coding sequence ATGTCAAATAACGACCAAAAGCGCGACGAAGGCTACATTGAGAAGCTGGTTCAAGTTAACCGCGTAGCCAAAACCGTTAAAGGCGGCCGTATCTTCACTTTCACCGCGTTGACCGTGGTTGGTGATGGTAAAGGGCGCGTTGGCTTCGGCCGTGGCAAGTCACGTGAAGTGCCTGCCGCGATCCAGAAGGCAATGGAAGCTGCTCGTCGCAACATGATCCAAGTTGATCTGAACGGCACCACGCTGCAGTACGCAATGAAGTCCGCTCACGGCGCTTCGAAGGTGTACATGCAGCCTGCTTCTGAAGGTACCGGTATCATCGCTGGCGGCGCTATGCGTGCTGTCCTCGAAGTTGCTGGCGTTCAGAACGTTCTGGCCAAGTGCTACGGCTCGACTAACCCGGTAAACGTGGTTCACGCCACTTTCAAAGGTTTGAAGGCTATGCAGTCTCCTGAATCCATTGCCGCCAAGCGTGGCAAAAGCGTCAAGGAGATCTTCTGA
- the rplR gene encoding 50S ribosomal protein L18, protein MTDKKVTRLRRARKARLKMHELEVVRLCVFRSSQHIYAQVISADGNKVLASASTLDKELRDGATGNIDAATKVGQLVATRAKAAGVSQVAFDRSGFKYHGRVKALADAAREAGLEF, encoded by the coding sequence ATGACCGACAAAAAAGTTACTCGACTGCGTCGCGCTCGCAAAGCACGCCTGAAAATGCACGAACTCGAAGTCGTGCGTCTCTGCGTGTTCCGCTCGTCGCAGCACATCTACGCCCAGGTCATCTCGGCCGACGGCAACAAAGTCCTGGCAAGCGCCTCGACTTTGGATAAAGAACTGCGTGATGGTGCCACTGGCAACATCGACGCGGCCACAAAGGTTGGCCAGCTGGTCGCTACGCGTGCTAAGGCCGCTGGCGTCTCGCAAGTGGCTTTCGACCGCTCTGGCTTCAAGTACCACGGCCGCGTGAAAGCGCTGGCTGATGCTGCTCGTGAAGCTGGGCTGGAGTTCTAA